In Microbacterium laevaniformans, a single window of DNA contains:
- a CDS encoding arginase family protein, translating into MTRFVVVPQWQGSPAARAMLLVDGAEAIAGDLPRAATARVEVPAEAGEALETGVRRFSALSRVADALTAELATGGEPALVVGGDCGVAVPAIAHAAARHRNLAVVWFDAHGDLHTPATSPSGAFGGMALRAAYESGPVPGSGAVTADRVVLVGARDLDPAEAAYLAVSDIRGVPADAIGDGAAVAAAVAATGADAVYIHVDLDVLDPAELTGVTQPMPFGATLGELTAAIAAVRRTAPLVGASIAGFAPASPAAAVDDLGTILRVVGALA; encoded by the coding sequence ATGACCCGCTTCGTGGTGGTTCCGCAGTGGCAGGGCTCCCCCGCCGCGCGCGCGATGCTGCTCGTGGACGGCGCCGAGGCGATCGCCGGCGACCTGCCCCGCGCGGCGACTGCCCGTGTGGAGGTGCCCGCCGAGGCCGGCGAGGCGCTGGAGACCGGCGTGCGCCGCTTCAGCGCGCTGAGCCGGGTCGCCGACGCTCTCACCGCGGAACTCGCGACCGGAGGTGAACCGGCGCTGGTCGTGGGCGGAGACTGCGGTGTCGCCGTCCCCGCGATCGCCCACGCCGCCGCCCGACACCGGAACCTCGCGGTGGTCTGGTTCGACGCGCACGGCGACCTCCACACGCCCGCGACGTCACCGTCGGGCGCGTTCGGCGGCATGGCGCTGCGGGCGGCGTACGAAAGCGGACCGGTGCCGGGAAGCGGTGCCGTGACGGCCGATCGCGTGGTGCTGGTCGGCGCCCGTGACCTCGACCCCGCTGAGGCTGCGTACCTCGCCGTCAGCGACATCCGCGGGGTCCCGGCCGACGCGATCGGCGACGGCGCCGCGGTCGCCGCCGCCGTGGCGGCGACGGGCGCCGACGCCGTCTACATCCACGTCGACCTCGACGTGCTCGATCCCGCCGAGCTCACCGGCGTGACCCAGCCGATGCCGTTCGGTGCGACGCTCGGGGAGCTGACCGCAGCCATCGCCGCCGTGCGACGCACGGCTCCGCTGGTGGGAGCGTCCATCGCCGGCTTCGCGCCGGCTTCGCCCGCCGCCGCCGTCGACGATCTGGGGACCATCCTGCGGGTCGTCGGAGCTCTCGCGTGA
- a CDS encoding PspA/IM30 family protein, translating into MAKQSIFGRISTLVKANVNAMLDAAEDPQKMLDQLVRDYTNSIADAESAIAETIGNLRLLERDHEEDVRAAAEWGNKALAASRKADELRGSGNTADADKFDNLAKIALQRQISEENEAKAVAPTIASQTEVVDKLKDGLNGMKQKLEQLKAKRSELLARAKTAEAQNKVHDAVTSIDVLDPTSELGRFEDKVRRQEALAAGKAELAASSLDAQFNELEDVGELTEVEARLAALKSGGTGTAALEQ; encoded by the coding sequence ATGGCAAAGCAGTCCATCTTCGGTCGCATCTCGACGCTCGTGAAGGCGAACGTCAACGCCATGCTCGACGCCGCCGAAGACCCGCAGAAGATGCTCGACCAGCTGGTGCGCGATTACACCAACTCCATCGCCGACGCCGAGTCCGCGATCGCCGAGACCATCGGCAACCTGCGCCTGCTCGAGCGCGACCATGAAGAAGACGTGCGCGCCGCCGCCGAATGGGGCAACAAGGCCCTCGCCGCCAGCCGCAAGGCCGACGAGCTGCGCGGGAGCGGCAACACGGCGGATGCCGACAAGTTCGACAACCTCGCCAAGATCGCCCTGCAGCGCCAGATCAGCGAGGAGAACGAGGCCAAGGCCGTGGCTCCCACGATCGCGTCTCAGACGGAGGTCGTCGACAAGCTCAAGGACGGCCTCAACGGCATGAAGCAGAAGCTCGAGCAGCTGAAGGCCAAGCGCAGCGAGCTGCTGGCGCGCGCGAAGACGGCCGAGGCGCAGAACAAGGTGCACGACGCGGTCACGTCGATCGACGTGCTCGATCCCACGAGCGAGCTCGGTCGCTTCGAAGACAAGGTGCGCCGCCAGGAGGCTCTCGCCGCCGGCAAGGCGGAGCTCGCGGCATCCAGTCTGGACGCCCAGTTCAACGAGCTCGAGGATGTCGGCGAGCTCACCGAGGTCGAGGCGCGCCTGGCCGCCCTGAAGAGCGGCGGCACCGGCACGGCAGCGCTCGAGCAGTAG
- a CDS encoding TPM domain-containing protein, producing the protein MRARLWLALTAAAIVLGSATAIVLGGATAATATGPVALSSSRVVDQSGVLSGAQISEVDTRLRALTAKSGVDLWVAYVPQFTDPSAPEDWANQTAQNNGLGPHQYLLAISTDGRQYYLSGSSAGPVTGDELTTIERERVQPALSAGNWVGAATSAADGLADAIAGGTGGAGVDAAGIITPILLVIVVIALAGLIIWIVIRSRRRRSPASSFPGSPSPPPVSLEDLARRASSALVQTDDAVKTSEQELGFARAQFGDEASREFETALASAKAQLDEAFSLKQKLDDETPDSDDDTRAWNMRIIELCDAANAQLDEKAAAFEELRKLEQNAPDALARLRERKANVAGAHDAAVATLTGLTSAYDPLALTAIADNPEQASQRLAFADTLLDTAAAQIAAGNTAAAAVSIRAAEDAVTQAEVLQNAIARTRADLAQAETDAAALIADLETDIAAATALPDRDGRLAPMIAATRAQVEAARPLVSGPAKRPLFAREGLDRANAQIDAVLAGVRDEQERAARASAQLGGLIAQAQGEISAAEDFISSRRGAVGAEARTRLAEAGASLVQARQLQPNDPAQALAAAQRAHELATQAMQAAQSDVGVFQGGMFGGSGGSQRTGTGGDMMGAILGGIVINSLLNGGGGGRSRSGGGFGGHGGGGSISPGGFGGAGSRSRRGGGRF; encoded by the coding sequence ATGCGTGCGCGTCTGTGGCTGGCGCTGACGGCGGCGGCGATCGTCCTGGGCAGCGCCACGGCGATCGTCCTGGGCGGCGCGACCGCGGCGACCGCCACGGGTCCCGTCGCTCTCAGCTCGTCGCGCGTCGTGGATCAGTCCGGTGTGCTCTCCGGTGCGCAGATCTCCGAGGTCGATACGCGCTTGCGCGCCCTCACCGCAAAGTCGGGCGTCGATCTCTGGGTCGCGTACGTCCCCCAGTTCACCGATCCGTCGGCGCCCGAGGACTGGGCGAACCAGACGGCGCAGAACAACGGTCTGGGACCGCACCAGTACCTCCTGGCGATTTCGACCGACGGCCGTCAGTACTACCTGTCGGGCTCCTCCGCCGGCCCCGTGACCGGTGATGAGCTCACCACGATCGAACGCGAACGGGTGCAGCCGGCACTGTCAGCGGGTAACTGGGTCGGCGCCGCCACCTCCGCTGCCGACGGCCTGGCCGACGCCATCGCGGGAGGAACCGGCGGCGCCGGGGTCGACGCCGCCGGGATCATCACGCCGATCCTGCTCGTCATCGTGGTGATCGCCCTGGCCGGGCTCATCATCTGGATCGTGATCCGCTCGCGCAGGCGTCGATCGCCCGCGAGCTCGTTCCCGGGATCACCCTCGCCTCCGCCGGTGAGCCTCGAAGATCTCGCGCGCCGCGCGTCCTCGGCCCTCGTCCAGACGGACGACGCCGTCAAGACGAGCGAGCAGGAGCTCGGGTTCGCCCGGGCGCAGTTCGGCGACGAGGCCTCCCGCGAGTTCGAAACGGCGCTGGCCAGTGCGAAGGCTCAGCTCGACGAGGCCTTCTCCCTCAAGCAGAAGCTCGACGATGAGACTCCCGACAGCGACGACGACACGCGCGCCTGGAACATGCGCATCATCGAGCTGTGCGACGCGGCCAACGCGCAGCTCGACGAGAAGGCTGCGGCGTTCGAAGAACTGCGCAAGCTCGAGCAGAACGCCCCCGATGCACTCGCACGCCTCCGCGAGAGGAAGGCGAACGTGGCCGGCGCGCACGACGCCGCCGTCGCGACGCTCACCGGCCTGACGAGCGCGTACGACCCCCTGGCCCTGACCGCGATCGCCGACAACCCCGAGCAGGCGTCGCAGCGCCTCGCGTTCGCCGACACGCTGCTGGACACCGCCGCCGCGCAGATCGCCGCCGGCAACACGGCGGCCGCGGCGGTCAGCATCCGCGCCGCGGAGGACGCCGTGACACAGGCCGAGGTGCTGCAGAACGCCATCGCCCGCACGCGCGCCGACCTCGCACAGGCGGAGACGGATGCGGCGGCCCTCATCGCCGACCTTGAGACCGACATCGCCGCGGCGACGGCCCTGCCGGATCGGGACGGCCGCCTGGCTCCCATGATCGCGGCCACGCGCGCCCAGGTGGAGGCGGCACGGCCGCTGGTCTCCGGCCCCGCCAAGCGTCCCCTCTTCGCCCGCGAGGGCCTGGACCGCGCCAACGCACAGATCGACGCAGTCCTGGCCGGCGTCCGCGACGAGCAGGAGCGCGCGGCGCGCGCGTCGGCGCAGCTCGGCGGACTCATCGCACAGGCGCAGGGCGAGATCTCCGCGGCGGAGGACTTCATCTCCTCGCGCCGAGGTGCGGTCGGCGCCGAGGCCCGCACCCGCCTCGCCGAAGCCGGCGCATCGCTCGTGCAGGCCCGCCAGCTGCAGCCGAACGATCCCGCACAGGCTCTTGCCGCCGCGCAGCGCGCGCACGAGCTGGCGACGCAGGCGATGCAGGCGGCGCAGAGCGACGTCGGCGTCTTCCAGGGCGGCATGTTCGGCGGCTCCGGCGGATCGCAGCGCACGGGCACGGGCGGCGACATGATGGGAGCCATCCTGGGCGGCATCGTCATCAACTCGCTGCTGAACGGCGGCGGGGGCGGCCGCTCGCGCTCCGGTGGAGGTTTCGGCGGCCACGGCGGGGGCGGCAGCATCTCCCCCGGTGGTTTCGGCGGCGCCGGCAGCCGCTCGCGACGCGGCGGAGGTCGCTTCTGA
- a CDS encoding DUF3097 domain-containing protein, which yields MNKDGFGPDRYGADVLAAGWRDAGRRAVPRVAAAPDLVVEIAGDGFCGAVTGIQSGHVELEDRRGRRRLFPLGGGFLIDGQAVVLEAPKAAASGPRRTASGSFAADTTRARVARASRILVEGRHDAELVEKVWGDDLRVEGVVVEYLQGVDLLEEVLREEPPGPGRRYGVLVDHLVPGSKESRIADAVARGPHGPHVRIVGHPHIDVWQCVTPRALGIAAWPDVPRGIEWKVGVSRALGWPARDQADIARTWQRILAAVHSYRDLDPALLGRVEELIDFVTA from the coding sequence ATGAACAAGGACGGATTCGGCCCCGATCGCTATGGCGCAGACGTTCTGGCCGCGGGATGGCGGGACGCGGGGCGCCGCGCGGTGCCGCGCGTGGCGGCCGCGCCGGACCTCGTCGTGGAGATCGCCGGCGACGGCTTCTGCGGCGCCGTCACCGGCATCCAGTCGGGTCATGTCGAGCTGGAGGACCGCCGCGGTCGCCGTCGACTGTTCCCCCTCGGCGGCGGCTTCCTGATCGATGGACAGGCGGTCGTCCTGGAGGCGCCGAAGGCCGCGGCATCCGGACCCCGCCGCACCGCTTCCGGCTCGTTCGCCGCCGACACGACTCGCGCCCGCGTGGCCCGCGCCTCGCGGATCCTCGTCGAAGGCCGCCACGACGCCGAGCTCGTCGAGAAGGTGTGGGGCGACGATCTTCGCGTCGAGGGCGTCGTCGTCGAGTACCTGCAGGGCGTCGACCTGCTCGAAGAGGTGCTGCGCGAGGAGCCGCCCGGACCGGGACGACGCTACGGAGTGCTCGTCGATCACCTCGTGCCCGGCTCGAAGGAGTCGCGCATCGCCGACGCCGTCGCCCGGGGGCCGCACGGCCCTCACGTGCGGATCGTCGGCCACCCCCACATCGATGTGTGGCAGTGCGTGACCCCGCGTGCGCTCGGCATCGCGGCGTGGCCGGACGTGCCCCGCGGCATCGAGTGGAAGGTGGGCGTGAGCCGGGCTCTCGGGTGGCCCGCCCGCGACCAGGCCGACATCGCCCGCACGTGGCAGCGCATCCTCGCAGCGGTGCACAGCTACCGCGACCTCGACCCGGCGCTGCTGGGACGCGTCGAAGAGCTCATCGACTTCGTCACCGCCTGA
- the trmB gene encoding tRNA (guanosine(46)-N7)-methyltransferase TrmB, translating to MPHETDAPRFRDRPVSFVRRSGRMSDAQERAWAELASRYAIDVQRDAAATSVLPGTSIVPAEVFGRAAPLTVEVGSGQGHAIVSAAAAAPDRDFLAVEVFRAGLARTMLDADRAGIRNLRLVEANAPEVLEHLLPEASVDELWIFFPDPWHKAKHNKRRLIAPPFPPLAARALRDGGRLRLATDWEDYARQMREVLADAEEFVPAFDGEWAERFDGRVMTAFERKGIAKGREIRDLVYRRLPRATSDA from the coding sequence ATGCCGCACGAGACAGATGCTCCCCGTTTCCGCGACAGGCCCGTCTCGTTCGTGCGCCGCAGCGGCCGGATGAGCGACGCGCAGGAGCGCGCCTGGGCGGAGCTGGCCTCGCGGTACGCCATCGACGTGCAGCGCGATGCCGCGGCGACCAGCGTGCTTCCGGGGACCTCGATCGTGCCCGCCGAGGTGTTCGGCCGCGCCGCGCCCCTGACCGTGGAGGTCGGATCGGGCCAGGGTCATGCGATCGTCAGCGCTGCGGCCGCCGCGCCCGACCGCGACTTTCTCGCGGTGGAGGTGTTCCGCGCGGGGCTGGCCCGCACGATGCTCGACGCCGACCGCGCCGGCATCCGCAACCTCCGCCTCGTCGAGGCGAACGCCCCCGAGGTCCTCGAGCACCTGCTGCCGGAGGCCAGCGTGGACGAGTTGTGGATCTTCTTCCCCGACCCCTGGCACAAGGCCAAGCACAACAAGCGTCGACTGATCGCGCCGCCGTTTCCGCCGCTGGCGGCACGGGCGCTGCGCGACGGCGGACGCCTGCGGCTCGCGACCGACTGGGAGGACTACGCGCGGCAGATGCGTGAGGTCCTGGCCGATGCCGAGGAGTTCGTCCCGGCGTTCGACGGTGAATGGGCCGAGCGGTTCGACGGGCGCGTGATGACGGCGTTCGAGCGCAAGGGCATCGCGAAGGGTCGCGAGATCCGCGACCTCGTCTACCGCCGCCTGCCGCGCGCGACGTCCGACGCGTGA
- a CDS encoding DMT family transporter has translation MSWVILIVSGVLEAVWATALGTSEGFSRRVPTIVFAVSLTASMGGLAWAMRDISTGTAYAVWVGIGASLTVAYAMITGDEQFSLVRLLLILGLKLVGHD, from the coding sequence ATGTCCTGGGTCATCCTCATCGTCTCCGGCGTTCTCGAAGCGGTCTGGGCGACCGCGCTCGGCACGTCCGAAGGTTTCAGCCGACGTGTTCCGACGATCGTGTTCGCCGTCTCGCTGACCGCCAGCATGGGCGGTCTGGCGTGGGCCATGCGCGACATCTCCACCGGCACCGCGTACGCCGTGTGGGTCGGTATCGGGGCCTCGCTCACCGTCGCCTACGCCATGATCACCGGCGACGAGCAGTTCTCGCTCGTGCGGCTGCTGCTCATCCTCGGCCTCAAGCTCGTCGGTCACGACTGA
- a CDS encoding bifunctional lysylphosphatidylglycerol flippase/synthetase MprF — protein MTETAPAASPAGADQLATTRAHALVRLMRHLPATLLTVAAVFIVGLLSQGLWSPFDESAGMDTWAYGLPALEAGRWWTPITGTFFVAEPWLFLPTLIGFVGMGVLEYARGTRVALAYFWVGQIVAVLATSLLLAALSVFSGWEWVQDTATTLDVGASGGTFACIAAVIGLLASPWRLRAWLVLIAVVIVGVLVLGTVADLSHLIAVLVVLAFDRTLRPRRATIREQRLIAFIGMLAFVGIEVILTLIPTYGPFGTTDPLSSDWTTTAIDVVVVLVIAQGLRRARRWAWICALVLLALNILAAALLAVIVTLDVRLDLGVPVDGETAIEIGSGLIALVLLVYLIVVRAAFSGARRSALGAPGAQPSTAEVADLIRTHGGGTLSWMTTWEGNSYLRTSTGVVAYQIRAGAAIALADPLGPEEGRSASVAEFIAASEEAALIPCFFSAGAATQAAVPDSWRALVVADDAIVDLPGLAYTGKRWNSVRTTLNRASREEMTFRLTHLRDESWGVRTQLQAISNQWVGEKQLPEMRFTLGTLAEADDPEVRIALALDARGDVHGFLSWMPVYGEGVVRGWTLDLMRRREHGFGPVMEYLIGSSALAFRDEGAEFMSLSGAPLTHEYPPEAQGLAALSTRLSDALEPLYGFQSLHRFKHKFHPRYETMSLLFRDEADLPRIGAGLTRAFLPSATTRQFASAGLELLRGER, from the coding sequence ATGACGGAGACAGCGCCTGCCGCCTCCCCCGCAGGCGCAGATCAGCTCGCGACGACGCGGGCCCACGCTCTCGTGCGTCTCATGCGCCATCTGCCGGCCACGCTGCTCACCGTGGCCGCCGTGTTCATCGTCGGCCTCCTTTCGCAGGGCCTGTGGTCGCCCTTCGACGAAAGCGCAGGCATGGACACGTGGGCGTACGGTCTGCCCGCGCTCGAAGCCGGTCGATGGTGGACGCCGATCACCGGCACGTTCTTCGTCGCTGAGCCCTGGCTGTTCCTGCCGACCCTGATCGGATTCGTCGGGATGGGTGTGCTCGAGTACGCCCGCGGCACCCGGGTGGCCCTCGCGTACTTCTGGGTCGGCCAGATCGTCGCCGTCCTGGCGACATCGCTGCTGTTGGCCGCGCTCAGCGTCTTCTCCGGCTGGGAGTGGGTGCAAGACACCGCCACCACGCTCGATGTCGGTGCCAGCGGCGGCACCTTCGCATGCATCGCCGCCGTGATCGGTCTGCTCGCCTCGCCGTGGCGGCTGCGAGCATGGCTCGTGCTCATCGCGGTCGTCATCGTCGGCGTCCTCGTGCTGGGAACCGTGGCGGACCTCTCCCACCTCATCGCCGTGCTCGTCGTGCTCGCGTTCGATCGGACCCTGCGACCGCGTCGCGCCACCATCCGCGAGCAGCGCCTGATCGCCTTCATCGGCATGCTCGCCTTCGTCGGCATCGAAGTGATCCTGACGCTCATCCCTACCTACGGCCCGTTCGGGACCACCGACCCGCTCTCCAGCGACTGGACGACGACGGCCATCGACGTCGTCGTGGTGCTCGTGATCGCACAGGGCCTCCGGCGCGCGCGGCGCTGGGCGTGGATCTGCGCTCTCGTGCTGCTGGCGCTGAACATCCTGGCCGCGGCGCTGCTCGCGGTCATCGTCACGCTGGACGTGCGGCTCGACCTCGGCGTCCCCGTCGACGGCGAGACGGCGATCGAGATCGGCAGCGGCCTGATCGCGCTCGTGCTGCTCGTCTATCTGATCGTGGTGCGCGCCGCGTTCTCCGGCGCCCGACGCAGCGCGCTCGGGGCGCCAGGCGCGCAGCCGAGCACCGCCGAGGTCGCCGACCTCATCCGCACGCACGGCGGCGGCACGCTGTCGTGGATGACGACGTGGGAGGGCAACAGCTACCTGCGCACGAGCACCGGCGTCGTCGCGTATCAGATCCGCGCCGGGGCGGCGATCGCCCTCGCCGACCCGCTGGGGCCCGAAGAGGGACGTTCCGCCTCTGTGGCCGAGTTCATCGCGGCATCCGAGGAGGCGGCCCTCATCCCGTGCTTCTTCAGCGCGGGAGCCGCCACGCAGGCGGCCGTGCCGGACTCGTGGCGCGCGCTCGTCGTCGCGGACGACGCGATCGTCGACCTGCCGGGTCTGGCCTACACCGGCAAGCGGTGGAACTCGGTGCGCACCACCCTCAACCGGGCCAGCCGCGAGGAGATGACCTTCCGCTTGACGCACCTGCGCGACGAGTCGTGGGGCGTGCGCACGCAGCTGCAGGCGATCTCGAACCAGTGGGTCGGCGAGAAGCAGCTGCCCGAGATGCGCTTCACGTTGGGAACGCTCGCCGAAGCGGACGATCCCGAGGTGCGCATCGCGCTCGCCCTCGACGCGCGCGGCGATGTGCACGGCTTCCTGTCGTGGATGCCGGTGTACGGCGAAGGCGTCGTGCGCGGCTGGACGCTTGACCTGATGCGCCGCCGCGAGCACGGGTTCGGGCCGGTGATGGAGTATCTGATCGGCAGCTCAGCCCTAGCCTTCCGGGACGAGGGCGCCGAGTTCATGTCGCTGTCGGGCGCGCCGCTCACCCACGAGTACCCGCCCGAGGCCCAGGGGCTGGCGGCGCTGAGCACACGACTGTCCGACGCGCTCGAACCGTTGTACGGATTCCAGTCGCTGCACCGCTTCAAGCACAAGTTCCACCCGCGCTACGAGACCATGTCGCTGCTGTTCCGCGACGAGGCCGACCTGCCGCGGATCGGGGCGGGACTCACGCGCGCGTTCCTGCCCTCCGCGACGACACGGCAGTTCGCGAGCGCGGGGCTGGAGTTGCTGCGCGGCGAGCGCTGA
- a CDS encoding LCP family protein — protein MTVGVLAVFVAAVIAVVAVVASDLNGIHRSDIAMPSASPGVAQNTGEVNILVMGLDSRVDQDGKPFPQEIYDAIHAEDESVGGYNTNVLMFIHIPANGGKAVGISIPRDDYVDYANAPDGVTKGNIKEDYGRTFQATYDELTGNGTDDATAYQRARDAARQAQIQTVSSFLGGVRIDHFVEVTMAAFYRVAQAVQPITVCLNQATADTFSGANFAAGMQQIDAAQAMAFVRQRRDTQYENVDLTDLDRTRRQQAFMISLAVTLKSAQTFTDFGAMRSLIDTAKQYVAIDQGFDLLSLASTAQRLAGGDITFQTLPVERFGTIDGESVNIVDQDKIAGIVRDLLNPPSATAAPTDAASDAPSSPSGETDGSSPSPSVSPTPQSYTNSQQPMVSGAVPCVN, from the coding sequence GTGACCGTGGGAGTTCTCGCCGTGTTCGTCGCAGCCGTCATCGCGGTGGTGGCCGTTGTGGCCTCCGACCTCAACGGCATCCACCGCTCCGACATCGCGATGCCGTCGGCCAGCCCCGGGGTCGCGCAGAACACGGGTGAGGTCAACATCCTGGTGATGGGACTGGACAGTCGCGTCGATCAGGACGGCAAGCCCTTCCCGCAGGAGATCTACGACGCGATCCACGCGGAGGATGAGAGCGTCGGCGGCTACAACACGAACGTGCTGATGTTCATCCACATCCCGGCCAACGGCGGCAAGGCGGTCGGCATTTCGATCCCGAGGGATGACTACGTCGACTACGCGAACGCACCCGACGGGGTCACGAAGGGCAACATCAAAGAGGACTACGGCCGCACGTTCCAGGCCACGTACGACGAGCTGACCGGCAACGGCACCGACGATGCGACGGCGTATCAGCGAGCCCGCGACGCCGCGCGGCAGGCGCAGATCCAGACCGTCTCGTCGTTTCTCGGCGGCGTGCGCATCGACCACTTCGTCGAAGTGACGATGGCAGCGTTCTATCGCGTCGCACAGGCGGTGCAGCCGATCACGGTGTGCCTCAACCAGGCGACGGCCGACACGTTCTCGGGCGCGAACTTCGCCGCGGGGATGCAGCAGATCGATGCCGCGCAGGCGATGGCGTTCGTGCGGCAGCGTCGCGACACGCAGTACGAGAACGTCGATCTCACCGACCTCGACCGCACGCGCCGGCAGCAGGCGTTCATGATCTCGCTCGCGGTCACGCTCAAGAGTGCGCAGACGTTCACGGACTTCGGGGCGATGCGCTCGCTCATCGACACGGCGAAGCAGTACGTGGCGATCGATCAGGGCTTCGACCTGCTGAGCCTCGCGAGCACCGCGCAGCGCCTCGCCGGCGGTGACATCACCTTCCAGACGCTGCCGGTCGAGCGGTTCGGCACGATCGACGGCGAGAGCGTCAACATCGTCGACCAGGACAAGATCGCCGGCATCGTGCGCGACCTGCTCAACCCGCCGTCGGCGACCGCCGCGCCGACCGACGCCGCGAGCGACGCGCCGAGCTCTCCCTCAGGCGAGACCGACGGGTCCTCACCGTCGCCGTCGGTGTCCCCGACCCCGCAGAGCTACACCAACTCGCAACAGCCGATGGTCTCGGGTGCGGTGCCCTGCGTGAACTGA
- a CDS encoding transglutaminase-like domain-containing protein — protein sequence MQRLVTAELDLDLGASVDLIFQIAAAQPAPVLREELTFTQGDRVYTPTEIIDQSGSRLHRLLGEAGRLEVRYEALIDGQVTQRATSDLEAITYLRPSRYCQSDEVFSQARRQFRGLQGLELITTVSEFVASSTTYTPGLSQGTDSAVTTLMTGQGVCRDYAHVVIALLRAMDMPARYAACFAPGLRPMDFHAVAEAYLDGSWYVIDATRLANRRSLVRIATGRDAADCAFLSYHGGYVGLQRMRVDACVLPDDAADVGAQDAAAAASDPALDDFAELIQLA from the coding sequence GTGCAACGCCTCGTGACCGCCGAACTGGACCTCGATCTCGGGGCTTCCGTCGACCTCATCTTCCAGATCGCCGCGGCCCAACCGGCGCCCGTTCTGCGGGAGGAACTGACGTTCACGCAAGGCGATCGCGTCTACACGCCCACCGAGATCATCGACCAGTCCGGCAGCCGCCTGCACCGACTGCTCGGCGAGGCCGGCCGCCTCGAGGTGCGCTACGAAGCCCTCATCGACGGGCAGGTCACGCAGCGCGCCACAAGCGACCTCGAAGCCATCACCTACCTGCGTCCGAGCCGCTACTGCCAGTCTGACGAGGTGTTCTCGCAGGCGCGCCGCCAGTTCCGCGGCCTGCAGGGGCTCGAGCTGATCACTACGGTCAGCGAGTTCGTCGCCTCCAGCACGACGTACACGCCGGGACTGAGCCAGGGCACCGACTCGGCCGTCACCACACTCATGACCGGCCAGGGCGTCTGCCGTGACTACGCCCACGTCGTCATCGCGCTGCTGCGCGCCATGGACATGCCCGCCCGTTACGCCGCGTGCTTTGCTCCCGGCCTTCGCCCGATGGACTTCCACGCCGTCGCCGAGGCCTACCTCGACGGCAGCTGGTACGTCATCGACGCCACCCGGCTCGCCAACCGCCGCTCGCTCGTGCGCATTGCGACCGGTCGCGACGCCGCCGACTGTGCCTTCCTCAGCTACCACGGCGGCTATGTGGGCCTGCAGCGCATGCGCGTCGACGCGTGCGTCCTTCCCGACGATGCGGCCGACGTGGGGGCGCAGGATGCCGCCGCGGCGGCATCCGACCCCGCTCTGGACGACTTCGCCGAACTCATCCAGCTCGCCTGA